TGTTATATCCTGGTCATCTGCTGGAGCTCTCGGCTTTAAAGGCTCTCGGAAATCAACACCATTTGCTTCACAAATGGCTGCTGAAACAGCTGCAAAAGTGTCTATGGAAAATGGCATGAAAACTCTTGAGGTTAACGTAAAAGGTCCAGGCGCTGGAAGAGAAGCAGCGATTCGTGCATTACAAGCTGCAGGTCTTGAAGTGACAGCTATCAACGATGTCACTCCTGTTCCTCATAATGGTTGCCGTCCGCCAAAACGTCGTCGTGTGTAAGCAAAGCCCCGTATAAAATTCATATCCTTGTCTATAATGGGTTATGATCAATGATTTTACGGCTTA
Above is a window of Litoribacterium kuwaitense DNA encoding:
- the rpsK gene encoding 30S ribosomal protein S11; amino-acid sequence: MARKTVSRKKRVKKNIESGVAHIRSTFNNTIVTISDTHGNVISWSSAGALGFKGSRKSTPFASQMAAETAAKVSMENGMKTLEVNVKGPGAGREAAIRALQAAGLEVTAINDVTPVPHNGCRPPKRRRV